In one window of Haemorhous mexicanus isolate bHaeMex1 chromosome 31, bHaeMex1.pri, whole genome shotgun sequence DNA:
- the COPA gene encoding coatomer subunit alpha isoform X2 has product MDQTVRVWDISGEIPGKSMGKTGSGSGITQTVRVWDISGLRKKNLSPGAVESDVRGITGVDLFGTTDAVVKHVLEGHDRGVNWAAFHPSMPLIVSGADDRQVKIWRMNESKAWEVDTCRGHYNNVSCAVFHPRQELILSNSEDKSIRVWDMSKRTGVQTFRRDHDRFWVLAAHPNLNLFAAGHDGGMLVFKLERERPALAVHGNSLFYVKDRFLRQLDFGSSRDVAVMQLRSGSKFPVFSMSYNPAENAVLLCTRASNLENSTYDLYTIPKDADSQNPDAPEGKRSSGLTAVWVARNRFAVLDRMHSILIKNLKNEITKKVPVPNCDEIFYAGTGNLLLRDSDSITLFDVQQKRTLASVKISKVKYVIWSADMSHVALLAKHAILICNRKLESLCQIHENIRVKSGAWDESGVFIYTTSNHIKYAVTSGDHGIIRTLDLPIYVTRVKGNNVYCLDRECRPRVLTIDPTEFRFKLALINRKYDEVLHMVRNAKLVGQSIIAYLQRKGYPEVALHFVKDEKTRFSLALECGNIEIALEAAKALDDKGCWEKLGEVALLQGNHQVVEMCYQRTKNFDRLSFLYLITGNLEKLRKMMKIAEIRKDMSGHYQNALYLGDVAERVRILRNCGQKSLAFLTAATHGLDEEAESLRESFDPEKETIPAVDPEARLLQPPAPVLPLDTNWPLLTVSKGFFEGSIAGKGKGGALAADIDIDTVGTEGWGEDAELQLDEDGFVDAGEGFGEEGTGKGQEEGGGWEVEEDLDLPPELDVPAGPAGTAEDGFFVPPTKGTSPAQVWCNNSQLPVDHILAGSFETAMRLLHDQVGVTNFGPYKQLFLQTFSRGRTTFQALPSLPAMYGFPHRNWKEAGLKNGLPAVGLKLNDLIQRLQLCYQLTTAGKFEEAVEKFRLILLSVPLLVVDNKQEIAEAQQLVAICREYIVGLSMEIERKKLPKETLEQQKRICEMAAYFTHSNLQPVHMILVLRTALNLFFKLKNFKSAATFARRLLELGPKPEVAQQTRKILAACEKNPIDSHQLNYDQHNPFDICAASYRPIYRGKAVEKCPLSGACYSPEFRGQICRVTTVTEIGKDVLGLRISPLQFR; this is encoded by the exons atgGACCAGACTGTGAGAGTGTGGGATATCTCCGGTGAGATTCCAgggaaatccatgggaaaaactgggagtgggagtgggataACCCAGACTGTCAGGGTGTGGGACATCTCCG GGCTCCGGAAGAAGAACCTGTCCCCCGGCGCCGTGGAGTCGGACGTGCGCGGCATCACCGGCGTGGATCTGTTCGGCACCACCGACGCCGTGGTCAAACACGTGCTGGAG GGCCATGACCGGGGGGTGAACTGGGCTGCCTTCCACCCCTCCATGCCCCTGATCGTGTCCGGGGCCGACGACCGCCAGGTGAAGATCTGGAGGATGAACG agtcCAAGGCCTGGGAGGTGGACACGTGCCGGGGCCACTACAACAACGTCTCGTGCGCCGTGTTCCACCCGCGCCAGGAGCTGATCCTCAGCAACTCCGAGGACAAGAGCATCCGGGTCTGGGACATGTCCAAGCG GACCGGCGTCCAAACGTTCCGGCGCGACCACGACCGGTTCTGGGTGCTGGCGGCACATCCCAACCTCAACCTCTTCGCTGCCG GGCACGACGGGGGCATGCTGGTGTTCAAGCTGGAGCGGGAGCGGCCGGCGCTGGCCGTGCACGGGAACTCTCTGTTCTACGTCAAGGATCGCTTCCTGCGGCAGCTCGACTTCGGCAGCTCCCGCGACGTGGCCGTGATGCAGCTCCGCAG cgGCTCCAAGTTCCCGGTGTTCAGCATGAGCTACAACCCAGCTGAGAACGCCGTGCTGCTCTGCACC CGAGCCAGCAACCTGGAGAACAGCACCTACGACCTGTACACCATTCCCAAGGATGCAGATTCCCAAAATCCCGACG CTCCGGAGGGGAAGCGCTCCTCGGGGCTCACGGCCGTGTGGGTGGCGCGGAACCGATTCGCCGTCCTGGACAGGATGCACTCG ATCCTGATCAAGAACCTGAAGAACGAGATCACCAAGAAGGTTCCGGTTCCCAACTGCGACGAGATTTTCTACGCGGGCACCGGGAacctgctcctcagggactcCGACTCCATCACCCTCTTCGACGTCCAGCAGAAAAG gactTTGGCCTCGGTGAAGATCTCCAAGGTGAAGTACGTGATCTGGTCGGCTGACATGTCCCacgtggctctgctggccaaGCACG CCATCCTGATCTGTAACCGGAAGCTGGAGTCGCTGTGCCAGATCCACGAGAACATCCGGGTCAAGAGCGGCGCCTGGGACGAGAGCGGCGTCTTCATCTACACCACCAGCAACCACATCAAATACGCCGTCACCTCGGG GGATCACGGGATCATCCGCACGCTGGACCTGCCCATCTACGTGACGCGGGTGAAGGGCAACAACGTGTACTGCCTGGACCGGGAGTGCCGGCCCCGCGTGCTCACCATCGACCCCACCGAGTTCCGCTTCAAACTCGCCCTCATCAACAGGAAGTACGACGAG GTGCTGCACATGGTGCGGAACGCCAAGCTGGTGGGGCAGTCGATCATCGCGTACCTGCAGCGCAAGGGGTACCCCGAGGTGGCCCTGCACTTCGTCAAGGACGAGAAAACGCGCTTCAGCCTGGCCCTGGAGTGCGGCAACATCGAG ATCGCCCTGGAGGCAGCCAAGGCCCTGGACGacaagggctgctgggagaagctgggcgaggtggctctgctgcagggcaaCCACCAGGTGGTGGAGATGTGCTACCAGCGCACCAAGAACTTCGACCGCCTCTCCTTCCTCTACCTCATCACCGGCAACCTGGAGAAGCTCCGCAAGATGATGAAGATCG CGGAGATCCGGAAGGACATGAGCGGGCACTACCAGAACGCGCTGTACCTGGGGGACGTGGCCGAGAGGGTGCGGATCCTGCGGAACTGCGGCCAGA AGTCCCTGGCGTTCCTGACGGCCGCCACGCACGGGCTGGACGAGGAGGCCGAGAGCCTGCGGGAATCCTTCGATCCCGAGAAGGAGACG ATCCCGGCCGTGGATCCCGAGGCGCGGCTGCTGCAGCCGCCGGCCCCGGTGCTGCCCCTGGACACCAACTGGCCCCTGCTGACCGTGTCCAAGGGCTTCTTCGAGGGCTCCATCGCCGGGAAAG GGAAAGGAGGAGCCCTGGCTGCCGACATTGACATAGACACGGTGGGCACCGAGGGCTGGGGCGAGGATgccgagctgcagctggatgaAG atgGATTCGTGGATGCCGGGGAAGGATTCGGAGAGGAAGGAACGGGAaaagggcaggaggaaggaggaggatgggAGGTGGAAGAAGATTTGGATCTTCCCCCCGAGCTG GATGTCCCCGCCGGCCCTGCAGGAACGGCTGAGGACGGATTCTTCGTGCCCCCCACCAAaggcaccagcccagcccag gtGTGGTGCAACAATTCCCAGCTCCCCGTGGATCACATCCTGGCAGGATCCTTCGAGACAGCCATGAGG ctgctccatgaCCAGGTGGGAGTCACCAACTTCGGGCCCTACaagcagctcttcctgcagacCTTCTCCCGAGGCCGGACGACATTccaggctcttcccagcctCCCCGCCATGTACGGATTCCCACACCGCAACTG GAAGGAGGCCGGGCTGAAGAACGGGCTGCCGGCCGTGGGGCTGAAGCTGAACGACCTGATCCAGCGGCTGCAGCTCTGCTACCAGCTGACCACGGCCGGCAAGTTCGAGGAGGCCGTGGAGAAATTCCGGCTGATCCTGCTCAGCGTCCCCCTGCTGGTGGTGGACAACAAGCAGGAGATCGCCGAG GCCCAGCAGCTGGTCGCCATATGCCGGGAATACATCGTGGGGTTGTCCATGGAGATCGAGAGGAAGAAGCTGCCCAAGGAGAcgctggagcagcagaagaggaTCTGTGAG ATGGCCGCCTACTTCACGCACTCCAACCTGCAGCCCGTGCACATGATCCTGGTGCTCCGCACCGCCCTCAACCTCTTCTTCAAGCTCAAGAACTTCAAAAGCGCCGCCACCTTCGCCCGGCGCCTGCTCGAGCTCGGCCCCAAGCCCGAGGTGGCCCagcag ACGCGGAAGATCCTGGCGGCGTGCGAGAAGAACCCCATCGACAGCCACCAGCTCAACTACGACCAGCACAACCCCTTCGACATCTGCGCCGCCTCCTACCGCCCCATCTACCGCGGCAAAGCCGTGGAGAAGTGTCCCCTCAGCGGGGCCTGCTACAGCCCCGAGTTCCGGGGACAGATCTGCCGCGTCACCACG GTGACGGAGATCGGGAAGGACGTGCTGGGGCTGCGCATCAGCCCCCTCCAGTTCCGCTAG